In the genome of Tropicibacter oceani, one region contains:
- the ilvA gene encoding threonine ammonia-lyase IlvA produces MSNFQDKAREAAAAMREVFPETPLQRNAHLSERYGADIWLKREDLSPVRSYKLRGAFNAMRKRPDLDLVVCASAGNHAQGVAFMCKHFGKRGVIFMPVTTPQQKIQKTSMFGGDSIEIRLIGDYFDDCLQAAKEFCETEGGYFLSPFDDQDVIEGQASVGVEIEQQLGAVPDTLVIPVGGGGLGSGLLSYFGTQPQYTFVEPMGGACLRAALEAGHPVALPKVNTFADGAAVARIGDLTFDILKEVGLASTLQINEDRLCTTMLEMLNVEGIVLEPAGALSVDALKDMGQAIRGRQVVCVTSGGNFDFERLPEVKERAQTYSGVKKYFILRLPQRPGALRGFLDMLGPDDDIARFEYLKKSARNFGSVLIGIETRDPANFGKLFQRLDAEGYTYTDITDDEVLANFVI; encoded by the coding sequence ATGAGCAATTTTCAGGATAAGGCCCGCGAGGCCGCCGCAGCCATGCGAGAGGTGTTTCCCGAAACGCCCCTGCAACGCAATGCCCATCTGTCGGAGCGCTATGGCGCCGACATCTGGCTCAAACGCGAAGACCTGAGCCCGGTGCGCAGTTACAAACTGCGCGGCGCCTTCAACGCCATGCGCAAACGGCCCGATCTGGATCTTGTGGTTTGCGCCAGCGCGGGCAACCACGCGCAGGGCGTTGCCTTTATGTGCAAGCATTTCGGCAAGCGCGGCGTGATCTTCATGCCGGTGACGACACCGCAGCAGAAGATCCAGAAAACCTCGATGTTCGGCGGGGACAGTATCGAAATTCGCCTGATCGGTGACTATTTCGACGACTGCCTGCAGGCCGCGAAAGAGTTCTGCGAAACCGAGGGTGGCTATTTCCTGTCGCCCTTTGACGATCAGGACGTGATCGAAGGCCAGGCCAGCGTCGGGGTCGAGATTGAACAGCAACTGGGCGCGGTACCCGATACGCTGGTGATTCCGGTCGGGGGTGGCGGGCTTGGCTCGGGGTTGCTCAGTTATTTTGGAACGCAGCCGCAGTATACCTTTGTCGAACCCATGGGCGGCGCCTGCCTGCGCGCCGCGCTTGAGGCGGGGCATCCCGTGGCGCTGCCCAAGGTGAACACCTTTGCCGATGGCGCAGCGGTGGCGCGGATCGGCGATCTGACCTTTGACATCCTGAAAGAGGTCGGTCTGGCCAGCACCCTGCAAATCAACGAAGACCGCCTGTGCACCACGATGCTGGAAATGCTGAACGTCGAAGGCATCGTGCTGGAACCCGCCGGGGCGCTGTCTGTTGATGCGCTCAAGGACATGGGGCAGGCGATCCGCGGCCGACAGGTGGTGTGCGTGACCTCGGGCGGCAATTTCGATTTCGAACGCCTGCCCGAGGTGAAAGAGCGCGCGCAGACCTACTCGGGGGTCAAGAAGTACTTTATCCTGCGCTTGCCCCAGCGCCCCGGCGCCCTGCGCGGTTTCCTTGATATGCTTGGGCCCGACGATGACATCGCCCGGTTTGAATACCTCAAGAAATCGGCGCGCAACTTCGGCTCTGTCTTGATCGGTATCGAAACCCGTGATCCTGCGAACTTTGGCAAGCTGTTCCAGCGGCTGGACGCCGAAGGCTACACCTATACCGATATCACCGACGACGAAGTCCTGGCGAATTTCGTGATATGA
- a CDS encoding SDR family oxidoreductase yields the protein MRFTGRTAIVTGAGQGIGRAISRALAARGMAICVSDIDPVAAQSVADEIGGVALPCDVRDPDQIADLVASAQSALGDIDLLCSNAGFARGAALGPTSVSDAQWQDSWDVHVMAHLRASRLLLPGMIARNEGWLVNVASAAGLLSQIGDAPYSASKHAAVSLAQSLAIEHGDQGIRSSVVCPLYVATQLLGYDADSPIDRPHDRVLTAEDVAQALVQGLEEDRFLILPHQEAAMYFRRRAEDMDRWIDGMRRLRRSAFADGVPDTLSDLHRKI from the coding sequence ATGAGGTTCACGGGCCGCACCGCCATTGTCACGGGCGCCGGCCAAGGCATCGGCCGCGCCATTTCCCGCGCGCTGGCGGCACGGGGCATGGCGATTTGCGTCAGCGATATAGACCCTGTTGCGGCGCAATCTGTCGCCGATGAGATCGGCGGCGTCGCCCTGCCTTGTGATGTTCGGGACCCTGATCAAATCGCGGATCTGGTCGCTAGCGCGCAATCTGCGCTGGGCGATATCGACCTGTTGTGTTCGAACGCCGGCTTTGCGCGGGGGGCCGCGCTGGGACCGACCTCGGTTTCCGATGCGCAATGGCAGGACAGTTGGGATGTGCATGTGATGGCGCATCTGCGCGCGTCGCGTTTGTTGCTGCCCGGTATGATCGCCCGAAACGAGGGTTGGCTGGTCAATGTTGCCTCAGCCGCGGGGCTGCTTAGTCAGATCGGCGATGCCCCCTATTCGGCATCCAAACATGCGGCGGTCAGCCTTGCCCAGTCGCTGGCGATCGAACATGGCGATCAAGGCATTCGGTCCAGCGTTGTCTGCCCGCTTTATGTTGCGACGCAGCTGCTGGGCTATGACGCGGACAGCCCCATTGATCGCCCGCACGACCGTGTCCTGACCGCCGAGGATGTGGCGCAGGCGCTGGTTCAAGGGTTGGAGGAGGACAGGTTCCTGATCCTGCCGCATCAAGAGGCCGCCATGTATTTCCGCCGCCGGGCCGAGGACATGGACCGCTGGATCGACGGGATGCGCCGTTTGCGCCGCAGCGCCTTTGCCGACGGGGTGCCGGACACGCTGTCCGACCTGCATCGCAAGATCTGA
- a CDS encoding Hpt domain-containing protein encodes MIDWARVAELRDEIGPEDFDEVVELFLTEVEGAIDLLESAAGNPVVTHDQMHFLKGAALNLGFAAVSDLCQKGEKAAAGGDAEAIPFGAVRTTFEDSKNRFLAELPLKFAA; translated from the coding sequence ATGATTGATTGGGCACGCGTCGCCGAATTGCGCGACGAAATCGGACCAGAGGATTTCGACGAGGTGGTCGAGTTGTTCCTGACCGAGGTCGAAGGCGCCATCGACCTGTTGGAAAGCGCGGCGGGAAACCCGGTTGTGACGCACGACCAGATGCATTTTCTGAAAGGGGCGGCGCTGAACCTTGGGTTTGCGGCGGTATCAGACCTTTGCCAAAAGGGTGAAAAGGCGGCCGCCGGCGGCGACGCCGAGGCCATTCCCTTTGGCGCGGTGCGGACCACCTTTGAAGACAGCAAAAACCGGTTCCTGGCAGAGCTTCCGTTGAAATTCGCAGCGTGA
- a CDS encoding PP2C family protein-serine/threonine phosphatase: MRPKEADFTRIEPDAVRRVLLVDDSRLQLKIVSAMLSRWGFEVLQAESGPEALELCATHSPDLVLSDWMMPGMDGLEFCRHFRDLQKDSYGYFILLTSKSEKGDVAQGLDAGADDFLTKPVNAHELRARINAGARVVSMERQLSEKNRLVSEAFAELKTIHEAIDNDLKQARKIQESLVPDRMRVIGTSRVSLLLQPCGHVGGDLVGMFTPGFDRLGLYSIDVSGHGITSAMVTARVAGYMSSTFPDQNIALEKRFDQYYAMREPAETGRMLNQRLAADPGVEEYLTMAYVAGDMKTGAMRLVQAGHPPPLLLRADGTVEFLGDGGLPIGLVDEVSYDQVEFTMARGDRLLLYSDGFTEAVMKDGQMLEEEGLARIFRQSVEMGGTGPELLEDMYWRLTTQMENAETLGDDVSAALLEFDSVPEAPANP; this comes from the coding sequence GTGAGGCCGAAAGAAGCAGATTTCACAAGGATCGAACCAGATGCCGTCAGGCGTGTCCTGCTGGTCGATGACAGCCGTCTGCAGCTGAAAATCGTCAGCGCGATGCTGTCGCGTTGGGGATTCGAGGTGCTTCAGGCAGAATCGGGGCCCGAGGCATTGGAACTTTGCGCGACCCATTCCCCTGACCTGGTCCTGTCCGACTGGATGATGCCCGGCATGGACGGCCTGGAATTCTGCCGCCATTTTCGTGACCTGCAAAAGGACAGCTATGGCTATTTCATCCTGCTGACGTCGAAAAGCGAAAAGGGGGATGTGGCGCAGGGGCTGGATGCCGGGGCCGACGATTTCCTGACCAAGCCTGTGAATGCCCATGAACTACGCGCCCGGATCAATGCCGGCGCGCGCGTCGTATCGATGGAGCGGCAGCTTTCGGAAAAGAACCGCCTGGTGTCCGAGGCGTTTGCCGAACTCAAGACCATTCACGAGGCGATCGACAACGATCTCAAGCAGGCGCGCAAGATCCAGGAATCGCTGGTGCCGGACCGGATGCGGGTAATCGGCACGTCGCGCGTCAGTCTGCTGCTGCAACCCTGCGGTCATGTCGGCGGCGATCTTGTGGGCATGTTCACCCCCGGTTTCGATCGACTGGGCCTGTACAGCATCGATGTTTCCGGCCACGGTATCACGTCCGCCATGGTGACGGCGCGGGTCGCCGGGTATATGTCCAGCACCTTTCCGGACCAGAATATCGCGCTGGAAAAGCGGTTCGACCAATACTACGCCATGCGCGAACCGGCCGAGACCGGGCGCATGTTGAACCAACGGCTTGCTGCCGATCCGGGGGTCGAGGAATACCTGACCATGGCCTATGTCGCGGGCGACATGAAAACCGGGGCGATGCGGCTGGTGCAGGCCGGGCATCCGCCGCCGCTGTTGCTGCGCGCCGATGGCACGGTGGAATTTCTTGGCGATGGCGGCCTGCCGATCGGGCTGGTCGACGAGGTGTCATATGATCAGGTCGAATTCACCATGGCCCGCGGCGACCGGCTGCTTTTGTATTCGGATGGGTTTACCGAGGCGGTGATGAAAGACGGCCAGATGCTGGAGGAAGAGGGGCTTGCCCGCATTTTTCGCCAAAGCGTCGAAATGGGCGGCACAGGGCCTGAACTGCTGGAAGACATGTACTGGCGGCTGACCACCCAGATGGAAAATGCCGAAACCCTTGGGGATGACGTCTCGGCCGCATTGCTGGAGTTCGACTCCGTTCCCGAGGCGCCGGCCAACCCCTGA
- a CDS encoding NUDIX hydrolase yields the protein MIRRYGQSPDPQKRYRLRPGVYAILPLGDALLLTHQAFPEPEVQLPGGGIDPGEHPLTALHREVFEETGWRMTSPRRLGAFRRFTYMPEYDLWAEKLCIIYTARPVRPHGPPSEAGHMAVLMQPEQAVRSLGNPGDRDFVARFCL from the coding sequence ATGATCCGCAGATATGGGCAGTCTCCTGACCCGCAAAAGCGCTATCGTTTGCGCCCCGGAGTCTATGCGATCCTGCCATTGGGCGATGCGCTTTTGCTGACCCACCAGGCCTTTCCGGAACCCGAAGTGCAGCTGCCCGGCGGGGGTATCGACCCTGGCGAGCATCCGTTGACCGCGCTGCACCGCGAGGTGTTCGAGGAAACCGGCTGGCGCATGACCTCTCCGCGTCGGCTGGGGGCGTTTCGGCGTTTTACCTATATGCCGGAGTACGATCTTTGGGCCGAAAAGCTGTGCATCATCTACACGGCCCGTCCCGTGCGCCCGCATGGGCCGCCCAGCGAAGCCGGGCATATGGCAGTGCTGATGCAACCCGAACAGGCCGTGCGCAGCCTTGGCAATCCCGGTGACCGGGATTTCGTGGCCCGCTTTTGCCTGTGA
- the hslO gene encoding Hsp33 family molecular chaperone HslO, whose protein sequence is MTLGTKIAWDDTVLPFQLDRSDMRGRVARLDGVLSGVLSQHDYPAPVEALVAEMALLTALIGQTIKLRWKLSLQVQTNGPVRMIATDYYGPEKEGDPARIRAYASFDRDRITDAPPFQQLGAGYFAVMIDQGTDMQPYQGITPIAGGSLADCASSYFAQSEQLPTTFALSFGRSSEPGVPEHWRAGGIMLQHMPKASPFATGGGSGDAGLLEAQDLIGDDAQENWNRVNSHVGTVEELELIGPKVSPADLLYRLFHEEQPRVYDAQPIRFGCTCSEDRVRQSLSIYSAKDIEKMTTDEGTVTADCQFCGAHYVLDPATVGFEADNDKG, encoded by the coding sequence ATGACACTTGGCACAAAAATCGCCTGGGACGACACCGTCCTGCCCTTTCAGCTTGATCGTTCCGACATGCGTGGACGCGTCGCGCGCCTTGATGGCGTGCTGAGCGGCGTTCTTTCGCAGCACGATTATCCCGCCCCGGTCGAGGCCCTGGTTGCCGAAATGGCGCTTTTGACGGCCTTGATCGGCCAGACGATCAAACTGCGCTGGAAACTGTCGTTGCAGGTTCAGACCAATGGCCCGGTGCGGATGATCGCCACGGATTACTACGGCCCCGAGAAAGAGGGCGATCCTGCCCGGATCCGGGCCTATGCCAGCTTTGACCGCGACCGCATCACCGATGCTCCGCCGTTCCAGCAACTGGGCGCGGGCTACTTTGCCGTGATGATCGACCAGGGCACCGACATGCAGCCCTATCAGGGGATCACCCCGATTGCGGGCGGCAGTCTTGCGGATTGTGCGTCGTCCTATTTCGCGCAGTCCGAACAGCTGCCGACCACCTTTGCGCTGTCCTTTGGCCGTTCGTCCGAACCCGGTGTGCCGGAACATTGGCGCGCGGGCGGCATCATGCTGCAGCACATGCCCAAGGCTTCGCCATTTGCCACGGGCGGTGGTTCGGGTGATGCCGGTTTGCTCGAAGCGCAAGACCTGATCGGCGATGACGCGCAGGAAAACTGGAACCGCGTGAACAGCCACGTCGGCACGGTCGAGGAATTGGAGCTGATCGGCCCGAAGGTGTCCCCGGCGGACCTGCTGTACCGCCTGTTCCACGAAGAACAGCCGCGGGTCTATGACGCGCAACCGATCCGTTTCGGCTGTACCTGTTCCGAAGACCGCGTGCGCCAAAGCCTGTCGATCTATTCGGCCAAGGACATCGAAAAGATGACCACGGACGAAGGCACGGTGACGGCAGACTGCCAATTCTGCGGGGCGCACTACGTTCTGGATCCGGCCACGGTCGGGTTTGAGGCGGACAATGACAAGGGATGA
- a CDS encoding CoA pyrophosphatase codes for MTRDDQIRALRAALGGDDQGTSDFDLNPDVQLPPGRKLRPAGVLCAFQQGDAGLELVLTKRSSRLKHHPGQIAFPGGKQDEGDADVIAAALREAHEEVGLNPQQVEVLGTLPTHETVTGFLVTPVLGLIRDRFDPIPEPGEVDEVFTAPFAHVTDPARFFVQSRRWRGQRRHYFTVPLGPYYIWGATARMLRVLADRVSS; via the coding sequence ATGACAAGGGATGATCAGATCCGTGCCCTGCGCGCGGCCCTTGGCGGCGATGATCAGGGCACCTCTGATTTCGATCTGAACCCCGATGTGCAATTGCCCCCGGGCCGCAAATTGCGGCCCGCCGGGGTGCTTTGCGCCTTTCAGCAGGGGGATGCGGGGCTTGAACTGGTTCTGACCAAGCGGTCGTCGCGGCTGAAGCACCACCCCGGCCAGATCGCCTTTCCGGGCGGCAAGCAGGACGAAGGCGATGCGGATGTGATCGCCGCCGCCCTGCGCGAGGCACATGAAGAGGTGGGATTGAACCCGCAACAGGTCGAAGTGCTGGGTACTTTGCCCACCCATGAAACCGTCACGGGTTTCTTGGTGACACCGGTTTTGGGCCTGATCAGAGACAGATTTGACCCCATTCCCGAACCCGGTGAGGTTGACGAGGTGTTTACCGCCCCCTTTGCCCATGTCACCGACCCGGCCCGCTTTTTCGTGCAGTCGCGGCGCTGGCGCGGCCAGCGGCGTCATTATTTCACCGTGCCGCTTGGGCCCTATTACATCTGGGGCGCCACGGCGCGGATGTTGCGCGTGTTGGCGGATCGGGTTTCGTCATGA
- a CDS encoding CCA tRNA nucleotidyltransferase yields the protein MTQLRGAWLEDRGTQRVMALLEDAGFEAFAVGGCVRNALLQVPVSDVDISTLARPETVMQLAQDAGLKAIPTGIDHGTVTVVAHGEGYEVTTYRADVETDGRRAVVRFADDIHEDALRRDFTMNALYADRRGHVVDPLGQGLADLRARRLRFIQDAETRIREDYLRILRFFRFSAWYGDKDQGYDAEALAAIAANVDGLDRISSERLGAELRKLLTAPDPLMAVAVMERTGVLAHVMPGAVCRPLGPLLHHETVLGLAPEALRRMAVMGFFDGAALRLSKPDQRKLALYQRLISPDAGLAELAWREGADIARDVAALRAASLEAPLPEGIAQQVALGAGAVFPVTARDLMPTYQGAQLGESLSALQALWIASGFKMDKQALLATLDEG from the coding sequence ATGACTCAGTTGCGCGGCGCATGGTTGGAGGATCGCGGCACCCAGCGGGTCATGGCCCTGCTGGAGGACGCCGGGTTCGAAGCCTTTGCCGTCGGTGGCTGCGTGCGAAACGCGCTTTTGCAGGTGCCGGTGTCGGATGTGGACATCTCGACCTTGGCCCGCCCGGAAACGGTGATGCAGTTGGCGCAAGACGCGGGCCTGAAGGCCATCCCCACCGGTATCGACCACGGCACCGTGACCGTCGTCGCCCATGGCGAAGGCTATGAGGTCACCACCTATCGCGCCGATGTCGAAACCGACGGGCGGCGGGCTGTGGTGCGGTTTGCCGATGACATCCACGAAGACGCGCTGCGCCGCGATTTCACCATGAACGCGCTTTACGCCGACAGGCGCGGGCATGTCGTGGACCCCTTGGGTCAGGGGCTGGCGGATCTGCGCGCGCGCCGGTTGCGCTTTATCCAGGATGCCGAAACCCGCATCCGCGAAGATTACTTGCGAATCCTGCGGTTCTTTCGGTTTTCGGCCTGGTACGGCGACAAGGACCAAGGCTATGACGCCGAGGCGCTGGCCGCGATTGCCGCGAATGTCGATGGTCTGGACCGGATTTCCAGCGAACGTCTGGGGGCCGAGTTGCGCAAGCTGCTGACAGCGCCCGATCCCCTGATGGCAGTCGCCGTGATGGAACGGACTGGGGTTCTGGCGCATGTGATGCCGGGGGCGGTGTGCCGCCCGCTTGGGCCGCTGCTGCACCACGAAACCGTTCTGGGTCTTGCGCCCGAAGCGCTGCGGCGGATGGCAGTCATGGGGTTTTTCGACGGGGCGGCGCTGCGCCTGTCCAAACCCGATCAACGCAAACTTGCGCTGTATCAGAGACTGATTTCGCCTGATGCCGGCCTGGCCGAACTTGCCTGGCGCGAGGGGGCGGACATCGCCCGGGACGTGGCAGCCCTGCGCGCCGCCAGCCTTGAGGCGCCCTTGCCCGAGGGGATCGCGCAGCAGGTCGCGCTGGGCGCGGGTGCCGTGTTTCCGGTGACGGCGCGCGATCTGATGCCGACCTATCAGGGTGCACAACTGGGCGAGTCGTTGAGCGCGCTTCAGGCGCTTTGGATCGCCTCTGGTTTCAAGATGGACAAGCAGGCCTTGCTCGCTACACTTGACGAGGGGTGA
- a CDS encoding ABC transporter ATP-binding protein, whose translation MFRFFENLVNPYADYAHEDTPPRRVVPFILQYTQGFRTVFVLATVFSIVSAAIEIGLIWAMGWVVDILTGDPGQVWQDHGTALIALAVFILLLRPVLQALDVALMNQTMMPNIGTLIRFRAHAHVLRQSVGWFENDFAGRIANRIMQTPPAVGEVTFQVFDAITFSLAYVLGALIMLGDADPQLIIPLGIWIVLYGLLIRWTVRRVSPASKASSDARSQITGRVVDAYTNIHAIKMFAHHDQEMSHAREAIEHARKTFQREMRLYTIMDVSLVTLNGLLIVGVVGWAIALWAQGSASAGVVAAAAALVLRLNGMTGWIMWATTSLFRELGIVQEGMETIAQPIALVDAPGAAPLALKAGKIEIQSLSHHYGRDSGGLDGITLNIAAGEKVGLVGRSGAGKSTLVKLLLRFYDAEQGRILIDGQDIAKVTQDSLRHQIGMVQQDSALLHRSVRDNLLLGRPGASDDALMQAAMQAQAHEFIMELEDPEGRRGYDAHVGERGVKLSGGQRQRITLARAMLKNAPILLLDEATSALDSEVEAAIQDTLYGMMQGKTVIAIAHRLSTIAQMDRILVMDQGRIVEDGSHDALLARGGLYAQFWARQSGGFLDPDTDTDRETEAGQ comes from the coding sequence ATGTTCCGTTTCTTTGAAAACCTCGTGAATCCCTATGCCGATTACGCGCACGAGGACACGCCACCGCGCCGCGTCGTGCCGTTCATCCTGCAATATACGCAGGGGTTTCGGACTGTCTTTGTTCTTGCGACCGTGTTTTCCATCGTGTCCGCCGCGATCGAGATCGGGTTGATCTGGGCAATGGGCTGGGTCGTCGACATTCTGACCGGTGATCCCGGTCAGGTCTGGCAAGATCACGGCACGGCGTTGATCGCACTGGCGGTCTTTATCCTGCTTCTGCGGCCTGTCTTGCAGGCCTTGGACGTGGCGCTGATGAACCAGACGATGATGCCCAATATCGGAACCCTGATCCGGTTTCGCGCGCATGCCCATGTGCTGCGGCAGTCGGTGGGCTGGTTCGAGAACGATTTTGCCGGACGCATCGCCAACCGGATCATGCAGACTCCGCCCGCGGTGGGCGAAGTGACCTTTCAGGTCTTTGACGCGATCACCTTTTCGCTGGCTTATGTGCTTGGCGCCCTGATCATGCTGGGCGATGCCGATCCGCAGCTGATCATTCCGCTGGGGATCTGGATCGTGCTTTACGGGCTGTTGATCCGCTGGACGGTGCGGCGCGTCAGTCCGGCGTCAAAGGCATCAAGCGACGCGCGCTCGCAGATCACGGGGCGCGTGGTGGATGCCTATACCAACATTCACGCCATCAAGATGTTCGCGCATCACGACCAGGAAATGAGCCACGCCCGCGAGGCGATCGAACACGCCCGTAAGACATTTCAGCGCGAAATGCGGCTCTATACCATCATGGATGTCAGTCTGGTCACGCTGAACGGCCTGCTGATCGTTGGTGTGGTGGGCTGGGCCATTGCGCTTTGGGCGCAGGGCAGTGCTTCGGCCGGAGTGGTTGCGGCGGCGGCGGCGTTGGTGCTGCGGCTAAACGGCATGACCGGCTGGATCATGTGGGCGACCACCAGCCTGTTCCGCGAACTTGGGATCGTTCAAGAGGGGATGGAGACCATCGCCCAGCCGATTGCCCTGGTCGACGCGCCGGGGGCTGCGCCGCTGGCGCTGAAGGCGGGGAAGATCGAAATACAGTCTCTGTCTCACCATTATGGGCGTGACAGTGGCGGGTTGGACGGGATCACCCTGAACATTGCCGCCGGCGAAAAGGTCGGGCTTGTCGGGCGGTCGGGCGCCGGGAAATCGACCCTGGTCAAGCTGCTGTTGCGGTTCTACGACGCCGAACAGGGGCGCATCCTGATCGACGGACAGGATATCGCAAAGGTGACCCAGGACAGCCTGCGCCACCAGATCGGCATGGTGCAGCAGGACAGCGCGTTGTTGCATCGGTCGGTACGCGACAACCTTTTGCTGGGCCGGCCCGGCGCCAGTGACGACGCCCTTATGCAGGCGGCGATGCAGGCGCAGGCGCATGAGTTCATCATGGAGCTTGAGGACCCCGAAGGGCGGCGCGGCTATGACGCGCATGTGGGCGAACGCGGGGTCAAGCTGTCGGGTGGGCAGCGGCAAAGGATCACGCTGGCGCGGGCAATGTTGAAGAACGCGCCGATCTTGCTGCTGGACGAAGCAACCAGCGCGCTGGATTCCGAGGTCGAAGCCGCGATTCAGGATACGCTGTATGGCATGATGCAGGGCAAGACGGTGATCGCGATTGCGCATCGCCTCTCGACCATTGCGCAAATGGACCGCATTCTGGTCATGGATCAGGGGCGGATCGTTGAAGACGGCAGCCATGACGCGCTTTTGGCGCGGGGCGGGCTATATGCCCAGTTCTGGGCCCGTCAAAGCGGCGGGTTTCTGGACCCTGATACAGACACTGACCGTGAAACCGAGGCGGGCCAATGA